AAGCTGAAAAAGTTTATAAAAAAAGAAGTAAAGTAGCTACCCGGATTTTATTATTTCGCCTCATCCGGCACTTCGTGCCACCTTTCTCCGTATGCGGAGAAAGGATTACAGCGGGGCAGATACCTTTTTTAACAGAACAATATGTTGTAGAGGCCTTCTCCACTTGTGGAGAGGGCTGTCCGAAGGACTGGGTGAGGCGGAGTTTTAGTTTAGTTAATTTCCAAAAGTATCATAGTCACGTCGTCATTCAGGGAAGTTTTGTCCGTAAAAGTTTTGATTTCATCCATTATCTTCTGGAAGAGGTTTTCTCCAGATAACCAGATGTTTTGCTTGATTAGTTCAATAAGCCTTTGTGTCCCCAGCATTTCATCCTTGCTGTTTTTGGCTTCATTCAGACCGTCGGTGTAGAGAAAGATTTTATCTCCCTTTTCCAGTGTTACTTCTTTTTCCTCGAATTCCGGACTGTTGAACATTCCCAGAAAAACGCCTTCTGTTTCCAGCGACACTATTTCGCCGTTCTTGCGGAAAAGCAAAGGGGAATTATGCCCGGCCTTGGAAAAAACCAGTTTGTTATTAACAATGTCCAGCATGGCCACAAAAGCCGTAACAAAATTTATGGCACTGCCTTCTGTGTATTCTATGAGTTTTTTGTTGGCTACCTGCATGATTTTTTTCGGCGAATATTTTTTTTGATAGAGGTCTTCTAATGTATTTTTGGCCAGTATCATGACCAGGGCTGAAGCCACACCGTGCCCGGAAACATCGCCTATGGCGAAATTCAGGGTTTCGTCTTTTTTGTTTTTTAAATGTATTATACCTTTAGTTTCATTTTCTACTTTATCCAGGCGGTTGGAGATATTTTTTTGCAGGATAAAGAAATCTCCTCCGATTTTTTCAGCGGGAAAACATACTGCGGAAAGCTGATAATTTTTATGCTGAATTTTATTGGCAATCAGCAGGCCTGATTGTATCCTTCGGGCCATGTCCAGGTCACGGGTATTTTTAAGCTCATTACGTTTGATGTTCTTCAGGGTTTCAGCCATTTCTTTTTTGTAGAATTCCTGCTTTTTGTAGAACTGAAAAACAACATAACCGGATATGCCTGAAATGATAAGCAGAAGTATGATTATTATGGCGATCAACATTAAATGAACCCCCTAGTTTAAATTTATGATAACATAATAATAGAGGATGAGTGAATAAGAAGTGAAAAGTGAATCGTGAAAGGTGTGAATGACTTCGCTTCGCTCAGTGCTCGGTCGCCACGCCATAGCTCACGCAACGGCGGGCTGGTTTGGGCTCGGAGCTTTGGAGAGAGGTAAGAGATAAGTGTTAAGAGGTAAGTTAATGCACAAGCATCAAAAAGCTTTTATTCAGTTGGAACTGCTGATTTATTTTTTATTAGCGGGATTTTTAATACCATTTATCTTCAATTTTGTCTGGCAGGAATTAAAAACAAACAAATATAAAGCTGAAATTTATGAAACCAGTCAACAACTGGTTTTTGTGCAGGACTATCTGCAAAATCTCTGTGCAAAGTCATTGGAGGTAATGGTGCAGGGAGATACTTTGCAAATTCAAACCAGCGAAAATGTTTATGAAACAGGACTGAAAAATCAGGCAATATATGTAAAACAAAAAGCATATCGTTATCTCACTACAGATCCGGTAGCCATTTTGGATTTAAAAGTCAATCAACTTCGACCGGGAATGGTTGACATGCAAATCAGGGACAAGCGCAGGACTTATGATATCTATTTATGGTTTTGACATGAAGTTGTTAATCTATTTCGTATTTTAATGGCGCAGACAGATCGTAGTTGTTTAATATATTTACAAAAGAAGCATAGGGCATAGGGATTTTTTTACCCGGATACCGGGAGGCCAGCGATTCAAGTGTATTATTTATTTCTTTTAT
This genomic window from Candidatus Margulisiibacteriota bacterium contains:
- a CDS encoding PP2C family protein-serine/threonine phosphatase, producing MLIAIIIILLLIISGISGYVVFQFYKKQEFYKKEMAETLKNIKRNELKNTRDLDMARRIQSGLLIANKIQHKNYQLSAVCFPAEKIGGDFFILQKNISNRLDKVENETKGIIHLKNKKDETLNFAIGDVSGHGVASALVMILAKNTLEDLYQKKYSPKKIMQVANKKLIEYTEGSAINFVTAFVAMLDIVNNKLVFSKAGHNSPLLFRKNGEIVSLETEGVFLGMFNSPEFEEKEVTLEKGDKIFLYTDGLNEAKNSKDEMLGTQRLIELIKQNIWLSGENLFQKIMDEIKTFTDKTSLNDDVTMILLEIN